In Paraburkholderia terrae, the DNA window TGGGAAAACAGTCTATGGACCGCGCTCTTTCTTTTGAACGATTTTTTTGAGCTTAGGTTTTCCACTTTCGTGCTTTACCTGACGCTGCAGCATACGTCGCGCACGCGAACCGTCCGCCAGCGCACCTGATCCGCGCCGCGCAACCCATATAATGGCGCTCGTTCCGATCAACCTGCGCGGGCGTTGCGCAAAGTCAATGACGCCCCGCGACTGTCGCTGTCAAGCATGCAAAAAATCATCCTGCCGTTCGTGTCCGGCTTTCTGGCGTCGCTGTTCTTTCATGAGTCGACGCTCGCGCTCCTGCACGCCGCCGGCCTCATCGACCCGACGGGGTTCTCGACCGCGCCGTTCGTGCCCGTCGGGCTGCCCGAGTTCATCGCCAACGCGATCTGGAGTTCGGTGTGGGGCGTGCTGATGGCGTGGCTGTTGCGCGTGTCGCCCGAGCGGCCGGCGCCGTGGGTTCAGGCGTTCGTGTTCGGCGGCATCGTGCTGACGGCGGCGGGCGTGTTCGTCGTCGATCCCCTTCGCGGCATCTGGCCGACGGGCAACATGCTGCCGCGCCTTGCGCTCGGCTTCGCGTCGAATGCGATGTGGGGCTGGGGCGCGCTCGTTTTCATGCGCGCCTTCATGGCGAGCGAGGACTAAGGCGGCCCGCCCGTTCCTTCGTGTTCTGCTTCAGCCCTGCAGGTCGCGCAGCGGATGCTCGTTCGCAGGCCATGGGCTGTTGAACATCTTCTCGACGTCCACGCGCGTCACGTCCTCGATACGCGCAAAGCGCCACTGCGGCTTGTTGTCTTTATCGATGATGCGCGCGCGGATGCCTTCCGGCGCATCGCCGCGTTCGAACGACGAGCGCGTCAGATCCAGATCGCGGCGCAGGCATTCAGCCATCGTGCCTTCGGCGCGCGTGACCACTTCCAATGCAACGGCCATCGACAGCGGCGAGCGCTCGCGCAGCACGGCGCCCGTCTGCTCGGCCCAGTCGGCGTAGTTGCAATCGCCTTCGCGATCGAGCGACTGGATGATCTGCACGATGTCCGGCAGCGCGAAGTGCCGGTCGATCGACGTGCGCGCGTCGGCGAGCGGCGACGTGTCGGGCGTCGGCACGATCTTGTGCGATTGCGCTTCGTGCAGCACGGCCGCGACGACGTCGGCGCCCTGCTCGAATGACTCAGTCTTCAGGCGGTCGATCAGTGAGGGAATCGCCTGATCGGGCAGCCAGGCGTCGGCGAGACCTGCGTAGAGCGCGTCGGCCGGGCCGATCGTCTCGCCCGTCACAGCAAGATAGCGGCCGATCGCGCCCGGCGTGCGCGCGAGAAACCAGCCCGCGCCGACATCGGGAAACAGGCCGATGCGCGATTCCGGCATCGCCATGCGGGTGGTCGACGTCACGACGCGCAAACCGCCCGTGCGATGCGCGCCCTGCGAAATGCCCATGCCGCCGCCCATCACGATGCCGTTCATGAACGCGATGTACGGCTTCGTGTACGTGAAGATAGCGTGGTCGAGCCGGTATTCGTCGATGAAGAACATGTCCACGGCATCGCCGTCGCCACGGCGGAATGATTCATACAGGTAACGGATGTCGCCGCCCGCGCAGAACGCGCGCTCGCTCGTGCTGCGCACGACGACGGCCAGCACGTCGGGATCTTCGCGCCATTCGTCGAGTGCCGCATGCATCGCGCGCATCATGTCCAGCGACAGCGCGTTGAGCGCCTTCGGCCGGTTCAGTTCGATGAAGCCAATCCGATTGGCGACATAGGCGATCAGCTCATCGGAGCCGCGGGGCGATTCGGGTATCGACATGGTGTGGGCGTGAAGCGGTTGAATGGGCATGCGACGCAAACGGTAGCACGCGTATCGGACTTCTTCAGTGAAACCGGCAGGCGTGGATGCGCCGGCGTGGCCTTATGCGGCTTTCGGTTTCGATGACGCGGCACGCCGCGCCTTTGACGGCTTGTCGGCGTGCTGAGTCTGATCGGATGTCGCGCCCTCGCCTGACGCTTGGTCCGAGTTCGTAGCTGTTTTCGCGTCGCCCGCTCCGAACCACGCGACGAGCGCTGCGTCCACCACGGCGTCGAGCGGCGCGCGCGGAAACACGGGGCACGTCAGATGCAATGCGACGATGCCGTGCATCGTCGCCCAGAACGCCTCGGCGCATACCTGGCTATCGGGCGCGTCCGGCAGACGGCCGTCTGTCTTGAGCGCATCGATCGATTCGATCATCAGACGGAAGGCTTTATCGTCTGCATGGTCGGCGTCGCTGCCTTCATCCGCACCCGCCTCGCCGCCGAGCGCGGCGCCCGTATACGACGGGTCTTCCATGAAGATCAGCCGGTACGTTTCCGGATGCGCGACACCGAACGCGACATACGCGCGACCGAACGCCTTGAGCCGTTCGGCGGCATCGGCGATGGCTGTCAACGGCTCAAAACTGGCGAGCAGTTGCGCGTAGCCCTCCGCGCACAGCGCGCGCGCAATCGCGTCGCGGCTTTCGAAATGCAGATACAGCGTGGCCGGCGAGTATTCGATTGCATCGGCGATCTTGCGCATCGACAGCGCGCCAAATCCCTCACGCATGACGATGCGCCGCGCGGCGTCGAGGATGCGCGTGCGCAGTTCCTGTTTCTGACGAGTCTTTCTTTCGGCGATTCCCATGACGCCGATTTTCCGGTTGACAAACTGAAAAGTCAATTTAAACTGAACATCGTTCAGTGAACAGTGTTCAGTAAATTTCTTGCGCTCAGTTTCAACTGATAAAACCGGGCGCCGTCGACGGGAGATGTCATGGAAAACGCAGCACAGATCGGGCTGTTCGGCGCGGCGGGCGCCGCCGGACGCAGCATCGCCCACGCGCTCAGCGCGGCGGGCCGGCGCTATCGGGTGATCGGGCGCGGGCGGCAGGCGCTACAGGCGTCGTTCGGTCACGATCCTCTCGCGGAAGTCGCCACGTGGAATCCGGACGATCCCGCCACGATCGCCGCCGCGGCCGCCGGCTTGCAGACTGCCGTGTATCTCGTCGGTGTGCCGTATCACCAGTTCGAACAGCATCCCGTCCTCATGCAAAAGACGCTCGACGGGCTGCGCGCGGCCGGTGTGCAGCGCCTGATCCTGATCGGCACCGTGTATCCGTACGGGCGCGCGCGCAGCACGTCCGTCACCGAGTCGCATCCGCGCGAGCCGCATACGTTCAAAGGCAAGATGCGGCTCGCGCAGGAAAATCTCGTGATCGACGCGCATGGCCACGACGGGGTCGAAACGCTCGTGCTGCGGCTGCCTGACTTCTATGGTCCGGGCGTCGAGCGCAGCTTCCTGCATGGCGTATTCGAAGGCGCAGCGAAAGGCACACGAGCGCAGATGATCGGCCCGATCGACGTGCCGCATGAATTCGTGTTCATGCCCGATGTGGGGCCCGTTATCGAACGCCTTTCGCGCACGCCTGAAGCATTCGGCCGCGTGCTGCATCTGGCGGGCGCGGGCACCATCACGCAGCGCGAAATCGCCGAGCGCGCCTACGCGCTCGCGCAGCGCGAACCGAAGCTAATGGTGGCGAACAAGACGATGCTGCGCGTCATGGGTCTCTTCAACCCGCTGCTGCGCGAAATGGTCGAAATGCATTACCTGCTGACGGACCCCGTCGTGCTCGACGACTCGGCGCTGACGAAACTGATTGGTCCCGTCAGGAAGACATCGTATGAAGCGGGCATTGCGCAGTCGCTGGCGGCTGCGCAGCGTGCGATGCAACAGGCCGCTGGCGCGCAGGCGGCGTGACGTACGCCGCCTCGCAAACGCTTCGTGAGGTGCGTTTCAGGTACTGGCGAGATTGCCTGGCGGAAAGTGGCCGCTCTTGAGCAGAACCGGCGTGCCATTGCTGATCAGCAGATGTTCGCGCGCGACGGCTTCGATCCGCTCGCGGCCGGCGTCGAATGCGCGGCGCCAGGCGTCGGTGTCGTTCGCGTCGGCGCCGAAATGATCTTCGAGCGCTTCGACGGAAATCGCGCACGGCACCCGTTCACCGTCGACCAGCGCCGGAAACACCAGCGTCAGATTGAAGTCGCGGTAAGCGGGCGCGTCGGCGGGAAAACGAATCTCCATGGTGACCTCATCGGGAAAATCCGGCGTTCCAGGCGAGTGGCCGCATAGGTGCGCGAGAACCGGCATGCGGACGACTGGCCCAATCAGCGGGCTTAATGGTACTCGTAGCGGCATGCGGCGGTCCAGCATCGGGTATGTCGTGTTTTACCGGGCTTGTCAGCGGCACGTCCGTCCCGTCTTATGCGTGTGCTCGACCGCCGCGCGTAAGGCCATGAATCACTCACCGTCAAGCAGCCGATCGACGTACGCCCGGCCCGCCTTCTCGACGAAAATCAGCGCTTCGTCTTCCGACGCGAAGCGATGCTCGTCGCCGATTTCGATCAGCGTTTCGATCCGGTGCGGATCGTCGGGCCCGCGCTCCGACAGACTGACCGCTCCGACATACAGCCCTTCCCGCTCGCCCGCGCGCCGCGCCTGCTCAT includes these proteins:
- a CDS encoding DUF1488 domain-containing protein, whose translation is MEIRFPADAPAYRDFNLTLVFPALVDGERVPCAISVEALEDHFGADANDTDAWRRAFDAGRERIEAVAREHLLISNGTPVLLKSGHFPPGNLAST
- a CDS encoding NAD-dependent epimerase/dehydratase family protein, with protein sequence MENAAQIGLFGAAGAAGRSIAHALSAAGRRYRVIGRGRQALQASFGHDPLAEVATWNPDDPATIAAAAAGLQTAVYLVGVPYHQFEQHPVLMQKTLDGLRAAGVQRLILIGTVYPYGRARSTSVTESHPREPHTFKGKMRLAQENLVIDAHGHDGVETLVLRLPDFYGPGVERSFLHGVFEGAAKGTRAQMIGPIDVPHEFVFMPDVGPVIERLSRTPEAFGRVLHLAGAGTITQREIAERAYALAQREPKLMVANKTMLRVMGLFNPLLREMVEMHYLLTDPVVLDDSALTKLIGPVRKTSYEAGIAQSLAAAQRAMQQAAGAQAA
- a CDS encoding TetR/AcrR family transcriptional regulator; translated protein: MGIAERKTRQKQELRTRILDAARRIVMREGFGALSMRKIADAIEYSPATLYLHFESRDAIARALCAEGYAQLLASFEPLTAIADAAERLKAFGRAYVAFGVAHPETYRLIFMEDPSYTGAALGGEAGADEGSDADHADDKAFRLMIESIDALKTDGRLPDAPDSQVCAEAFWATMHGIVALHLTCPVFPRAPLDAVVDAALVAWFGAGDAKTATNSDQASGEGATSDQTQHADKPSKARRAASSKPKAA
- a CDS encoding enoyl-CoA hydratase/isomerase family protein codes for the protein MSIPESPRGSDELIAYVANRIGFIELNRPKALNALSLDMMRAMHAALDEWREDPDVLAVVVRSTSERAFCAGGDIRYLYESFRRGDGDAVDMFFIDEYRLDHAIFTYTKPYIAFMNGIVMGGGMGISQGAHRTGGLRVVTSTTRMAMPESRIGLFPDVGAGWFLARTPGAIGRYLAVTGETIGPADALYAGLADAWLPDQAIPSLIDRLKTESFEQGADVVAAVLHEAQSHKIVPTPDTSPLADARTSIDRHFALPDIVQIIQSLDREGDCNYADWAEQTGAVLRERSPLSMAVALEVVTRAEGTMAECLRRDLDLTRSSFERGDAPEGIRARIIDKDNKPQWRFARIEDVTRVDVEKMFNSPWPANEHPLRDLQG